In Oryza sativa Japonica Group chromosome 2, ASM3414082v1, the following are encoded in one genomic region:
- the LOC136355204 gene encoding uncharacterized protein has product MRGLRVDPQTSDITINVIVSRATEGFYWELMPVQNSRMWRWYLENALQRGWPLALVPFVHPKDPGVQMKMDDGEGPSAEVNETSVEEVNAREDGGVVAPVGIQPGGVADEGETVGAIVDEMEREDSDNERVEEGDSSDDETDINPAEWASEDFSGLIVSEEDSVRWEYKENEVIQGAIYSRAEDMKEAVKHFAVSLHREFWVAKSNRSQYKVRCVKEKDGCPWRVHVYKGKWKNYWTVSVVTKHTCFLPGVQKYHRNITCAFVASEIYAHVVDNLTYEPRSIIRHIEETYKYTISYAKAWRAKQKIIEMRFGTYEASYDNLPRLLGVIEERNPGSSYEVKKFPSIEHPGKSVLQRAFLALHACKMAFVNCCPVLCIDGTFMTGKYRGQILTAIGVDGNNQVLPLAFAFVESENTDSWYWFLKLVETKVVGMRPNVCLIHDRYAGILRAIEKLQFGSMERGYPGVWEDVQSRWCMRHMGANFFKQFKNKELMNMFKRLCNQNQEKKFNELWKRLDELTAKCSDQRAAAPSTAVADPPQALGPLPTDSPTLVRRTGLEIRKFSQWILHEPKEKWAKAYDTGGARYGIMTTNLVEVYNWVMRGVRGLPLVGIVEFILHGTCRYFRDRFQAVLPSMPNNSILFGTFMQKKLEELRKKAMKHRALVPGTQQHRFEILCQDKAGRGIYRKRVKQKCVLKADGTCHCSCAKPKLLHRPCTHVIAAAAECGIPDAVYVSQYFSKQAIYHTWSGEIYGFGIAGEVTETNDEVLNIPDPSKLRSKAGRRRTRRIHNDMDELEAGKVKRCSKCDEHGHTYKHCPKDKEKPSAAEAGLSGSAADGARPTGEGTTSTRPRPRRHRATSGYVV; this is encoded by the coding sequence atgaggggcttgagagttgatccacagacaagtgacataacaatcaatgttatagtaagtcgggcaactgagggtttttattgggaactaatgccagttcaaaactctcgaatgtggagatggtatttggaaaatgcattgcaacgcgggtggcctctagctttggttccgtttgttcacccgaaggatccaggtgtgcagatgaaaatggatgatggcgagggaccaagtgctgaagtaaatgagacttctgtggaagaggtcaacgcacgagaggacgggggcgtagtagctccagtgggcattcaaccaggtggagtggccgacgagggggagactgtcggtgccattgtggatgaaatggagagggaggattctgacaacgagcgtgtagaggaaggtgattcgtcagatgatgagacggatattaatccagcagaatgggctagtgaggatttttctgggcttatcgtctctgaagaggatagtgtgagatgggagtacaaagaaaatgaggttattcagggagcgatttatagtagagcagaagatatgaaggaggcggtaaaacattttgcagtgtcacttcatagagagttttgggttgccaagtcgaaccggtcTCAATATaaagttcggtgtgttaaggaaaaagatggttgtccctggagagtgcacgtgtataaggggaaatggaagaattattggacagtgtcagtcgttaccaagcatacatgttttctacctggtgttcagaaataccacaggaacattacatgtgcatttgttgcatctgagatatATGCGCATGTCgtcgataatctcacatatgaaccaaggtcaataatccgacacatcgaagagacatacaagtatactattagctatgccaaggcctggagggccaaacagaaaataatagagatgagatttggaacttacgaagcctcgtatgacaatttgccacgcctgcttggtgttatcgaggaaagaaaccctgggagctcttacgaagtgaagaaattcccctcaattgaacatcctggcaagagtgtgctgcaaagggcgttcttagctctacatgcatgcaagatggcatttgTGAACTGTtgtcctgttctctgcattgatgggacattcatgacaggaaagtatcggggccagatactaacagcaataggggtagatgggaacaatcaggtattgcccttggcatttgcttttgttgagagtgagaataccgacagctggtactggttcctgaaattggttgaaacaaaagttgttggtatgaggccaaatgtgtgcctgatacatgataggtacgctggcattctgcgagcgatagaaaagttgcagtttgggagtatggaacgaggataccccggtgtttgggaagatgtacagagtaggtggtgcatgcgtcatatgggagctaatttcttcaagcaattcaagaacaaggagctcatgaacatgttcaagaggctgtgcaaccagaaccaggagaaaaaattcaatgagctttggaagagattagatgagttgacagccaaatgcagtgatcagcgtgcagcggctccatcgaccgccgttgctgaccctcctcaagctcttggacctctcccaacggatagtccaacattggttagaagaactggattggagattcggaaattttctcaatggattctgcatgaaccaaaagagaaatgggccaaggcgtatgacacaggtggtgctagatatggaataatgacaacaaatttggtaGAAGTTTACAAttgggtgatgcgcggtgtccgtggactgccactagttggcatagtggagttcattttacatgggacatgcaggtattttagggatcggttccaggcagttcttccctctatgccgaacaacagcattttgtttggaactttcatgcagaaaaagctagaggagttgcgtaaaaaggccatgaaacatcgtGCACTAGTGCCaggtacccaacagcacaggtttgagatactatgtcaagataaggcaggcaggggtatctaccgcaagagagtgaagcagaagtgtgttctcaaagccgacggcacatgtcattgctcttgtgcaaagccaaagctgctccacaggccatgcacccatgtcattgctgccgcagcggagtgtggcataccagatgcagtatatgtgtcacagtacttcagtaagcaagcaatatatcatacatggagcggcgagatttatgggttcggcatagctggggaggtcacagagactaacgatgaagtactcaatattcctgacccatcgaagctccgaagcaaggctggaaggaggaggactcgtcgcatccACAACGATATGGACGAGTTGGAGGCTGGCAaggtgaagcgttgcagcaaatgcgatgaacatgggcacacctacaagcattgtcctaaagacaaggagaaaccaagtgcggcggaggcaggactatcaggatcagcagcagatggagctcgccctacgggtgaaggcactacctccactcgaccacgtcctaggcgtcatcgtgccacgtctggctacgtggtgtag